A region of Leptolyngbya boryana PCC 6306 DNA encodes the following proteins:
- a CDS encoding tetratricopeptide repeat protein produces the protein MGRDKELQQLHNILLSQPDRVMVVAITGMGGIGKTELAKQYVHRHHEDYTGGIWWLRSQGRVEQGLNYGQRMQLPGVPDTFQVNEDSVHWYYDRWLDEIPEGKRLLIFDNVVDYEEIESLLPQDSRFSVLLTTRVKLNQPVQRLELETLKRASAFSLLRKIVNDDARISKEVESAKALCDWVGLLPLGVELIGRHLASRPFLELNKLLKRLDTQKLQTQALNQVPPSEMPYKCNLESAFELSWQLLDDAAKQMGGLLSLFAPTVIAPEWVETSLSNWHEEEQESAISDLMQCSLMTLEGGQYLLHNLIREFFLAKLESELSQFKKSFITRVVHALNIFFSESRNYKNWILCNHLYPHVRASCVLIREQRLVSLEVMSLLSKLAHYSFELAQYEESRLIYWHLYFLYKTDSKNEEKRIIECLNSLVEIFEAQGRYYKAERFANIVIQRIQKSSNQHPLGLARSLYNLGMIYEGQGCYHQSEKCLSQAQAIQAQELGLEGLDVARTTHYIGKLKYLRNQYDKAEIDLVEALNIRRKLLGINDPDVAVTMDVLASVYIEQGRYDEAEEQLQKVLEIRKSTNGIEHPYAARSWNSLGVLYYRQNEYSRAEKAYKKSIEIWKKYFNEKHPEEGVTLSNFAALLCCLARFEEAEYWYQESLKIIERKLGREHPVTALILFNFGFNCFFGQQRFSEAESKCVEAVHTLRRKTPFYPSLAKSLCCLADVYLAQDNLLKIQPLYWEAIEIYERTLGKDAPETIETRELYIWFVSQFE, from the coding sequence TTGGGGCGAGATAAAGAACTGCAACAATTACATAATATCCTCTTGTCTCAACCTGACCGAGTTATGGTTGTGGCAATCACTGGGATGGGTGGCATTGGCAAGACAGAACTTGCTAAGCAATACGTTCACAGGCATCACGAAGATTATACAGGTGGTATTTGGTGGCTAAGATCGCAGGGGCGGGTAGAGCAGGGATTGAATTATGGGCAGCGAATGCAACTACCAGGAGTGCCTGATACCTTCCAAGTGAATGAGGATAGTGTGCATTGGTATTACGATCGCTGGCTAGATGAAATTCCAGAAGGAAAGAGATTACTGATTTTTGATAATGTAGTGGACTATGAAGAAATAGAGTCGCTGCTGCCGCAAGATAGCCGATTTAGTGTGCTGCTAACGACACGAGTCAAACTAAATCAGCCAGTACAACGCCTGGAATTAGAAACACTGAAACGAGCATCAGCATTTTCATTACTTAGAAAGATAGTCAATGATGATGCTCGAATTTCAAAAGAAGTAGAATCGGCAAAAGCGTTGTGTGACTGGGTGGGACTGTTACCGTTAGGTGTCGAATTAATCGGGCGACATTTGGCTAGTCGCCCATTTCTAGAATTGAATAAACTTTTGAAGCGATTAGATACTCAAAAGTTGCAGACACAAGCATTGAATCAGGTGCCTCCTTCTGAGATGCCTTACAAATGCAATCTAGAATCAGCATTTGAATTGAGTTGGCAACTACTCGACGATGCTGCTAAACAGATGGGTGGATTGCTCAGTCTATTTGCTCCAACAGTTATCGCTCCAGAATGGGTAGAAACTAGTCTCTCTAATTGGCACGAAGAAGAACAAGAATCAGCAATATCTGATCTGATGCAATGCTCATTAATGACATTGGAAGGAGGGCAATATCTACTTCACAACCTAATTCGAGAATTCTTTTTGGCGAAACTGGAGAGTGAGCTGAGTCAGTTCAAGAAGAGTTTTATAACTAGGGTAGTTCATGCTTTAAATATTTTCTTCTCGGAATCAAGGAATTACAAGAATTGGATATTGTGTAATCACCTTTATCCCCATGTAAGAGCTTCCTGTGTACTCATCAGAGAGCAAAGGCTTGTCAGTTTAGAAGTAATGAGTTTGCTTAGTAAATTAGCTCATTACTCATTTGAATTAGCTCAGTATGAAGAGTCGAGATTAATCTACTGGCATCTTTATTTCTTGTATAAAACGGATTCAAAAAATGAAGAAAAAAGAATCATAGAATGCTTAAACTCTCTGGTTGAAATATTTGAGGCGCAGGGAAGATATTACAAGGCAGAGAGGTTCGCGAATATAGTAATTCAACGAATACAAAAAAGCTCTAATCAACATCCACTTGGTTTGGCAAGAAGCTTATATAACCTTGGAATGATCTACGAAGGGCAAGGATGTTATCATCAATCTGAAAAATGTTTGAGTCAAGCACAAGCAATTCAGGCGCAAGAACTGGGTTTGGAGGGATTGGATGTAGCTAGGACGACTCATTATATTGGGAAGCTGAAATACCTGAGAAATCAATATGATAAAGCTGAAATTGATTTAGTTGAAGCTTTGAATATTCGCAGGAAATTACTGGGGATCAATGACCCAGATGTTGCTGTAACGATGGATGTTTTAGCATCCGTCTACATAGAGCAAGGGAGATATGATGAAGCAGAAGAGCAACTTCAAAAAGTATTAGAAATCAGAAAGAGCACCAATGGAATAGAGCATCCATATGCAGCTCGCAGTTGGAATAGTCTGGGAGTTCTATACTACCGCCAAAATGAATATAGTAGAGCTGAAAAAGCATATAAAAAATCAATAGAGATCTGGAAGAAATATTTCAATGAGAAGCATCCAGAAGAAGGGGTTACATTGAGTAACTTTGCCGCTTTATTGTGCTGTTTGGCAAGGTTTGAGGAGGCTGAGTATTGGTACCAGGAATCTCTTAAGATAATCGAACGTAAATTAGGGAGAGAGCATCCTGTTACAGCACTCATTTTGTTCAATTTTGGATTTAACTGCTTCTTCGGACAGCAAAGATTTTCTGAGGCAGAAAGTAAGTGTGTTGAGGCAGTCCATACTTTGAGAAGAAAAACACCCTTTTATCCGTCTCTAGCCAAGAGTCTATGTTGTCTTGCGGATGTCTACCTTGCACAAGATAATCTTCTGAAAATTCAGCCTCTGTATTGGGAAGCTATTGAGATTTATGAAAGAACACTTGGCAAAGATGCGCCTGAGACTATAGAAACTCGTGAACTTTATATCTGGTTTGTTTCTCAATTTGAGTAG